One region of Culex pipiens pallens isolate TS chromosome 2, TS_CPP_V2, whole genome shotgun sequence genomic DNA includes:
- the LOC120421732 gene encoding cytochrome c oxidase subunit NDUFA4-like — protein MSFSSTFSIRTQPTLKPSRKMRGWGLRGMIQNPLLWPIYALCAADMAWLSFHIVRTSLYNPDVVWNHNSNPEPWNDHREKRYRLWAGTYDYSKRPCLAPIFKDGDVIPVAQPDDD, from the exons ATGTCATTCTCCTCAACTTTCTCAATCAGAACACAACCAACTCTCAAACCCTCTCGAAAAATGCGTGGCTGGGGTCTTCGCGGAATGATTCAAAATCCACTG CTGTGGCCAATCTACGCCCTGTGCGCCGCGGACATGGCCTGGCTGTCGTTCCACATCGTGCGCACCTCCCTGTACAATCCGGATGTCGTTTGGAACCACAACAGCAACCCGGAACCGTGGAACGATCACCGGGAGAAGCGCTATCGG CTCTGGGCGGGAACCTACGACTACTCGAAGCGTCCCTGTTTGGCTCCAATTTTCAAGGACGGTGATGTCATTCCGGTTGCGCAACCGGATGATGATTAG